Proteins from a single region of Lentisphaera araneosa HTCC2155:
- a CDS encoding IS3 family transposase, with protein sequence MNSHFTVKQLCNHLHMSRQNFYKNKSLSTKKEVDRKLVIDLIKEQRCIQSELGIRKLQNMLVDNFKENSIQIGRDRLFDIAREERLLIKRKRKYCRTTDSRHRFKVYKNLIKDKVLTAPNQVWVCDITYIRVAKSFVYLALITDAFSRKIIAYNVGESLEAVGCIKALKMALKSLPKGSYPIHHSDRGSQYCCHDYIEILTNRNLPVSMTEENHCYENSKAERVNGILKYEYHLRETFKNFKDAKKAIKQAIYLYNNCRPHTALEYSFPSVVHETQCA encoded by the coding sequence ATGAATAGCCACTTTACTGTTAAACAACTTTGTAATCACCTCCATATGAGTCGGCAAAATTTCTATAAAAATAAATCTTTAAGCACCAAAAAAGAAGTAGATAGAAAACTTGTGATCGATCTTATTAAAGAACAACGTTGCATTCAATCTGAGCTCGGAATTCGAAAGCTGCAGAATATGTTAGTAGATAACTTCAAAGAGAATTCTATACAGATAGGACGAGATCGCTTATTCGATATAGCTCGCGAAGAACGCCTATTAATCAAAAGAAAGAGGAAGTACTGTCGAACTACTGACTCTAGGCATCGTTTTAAAGTCTACAAAAATCTAATAAAGGATAAGGTGTTAACCGCACCTAACCAGGTGTGGGTTTGTGATATAACCTACATCAGAGTTGCAAAAAGCTTTGTTTATCTAGCGTTAATCACAGATGCCTTCTCTAGAAAAATTATTGCTTATAATGTGGGAGAGAGTTTAGAAGCTGTAGGATGTATCAAAGCATTAAAGATGGCTTTAAAAAGTCTCCCAAAAGGGTCATACCCCATCCATCACTCTGACCGTGGGTCTCAGTACTGCTGTCACGATTACATTGAAATCTTGACGAATAGAAATCTTCCTGTCAGTATGACTGAAGAAAACCATTGCTATGAAAATTCAAAAGCTGAAAGAGTCAACGGAATACTGAAGTATGAATATCATTTACGCGAAACATTTAAGAACTTTAAAGATGCTAAAAAAGCAATTAAGCAGGCTATTTACTTATACAATAATTGTCGCCCTCATACAGCTTTGGAATATTCATTTCCAAGTGTTGTTCATGAAACACAATGTGCATAA
- a CDS encoding transposase, translating to MKDTIRYSESFKQKVVNEISKGKFISCGEASQAYGISGSCTVRAWVKKYGRTDLLPKVIKVETENDIDEIKALKKHIAELEKTVTELAISDVMNKAYFDIACDEFGVSDKEAFKKKVGVKRSKESDQ from the coding sequence ATGAAAGATACAATAAGATATAGTGAATCATTTAAACAAAAAGTGGTAAACGAGATCTCCAAAGGTAAATTTATAAGCTGTGGAGAAGCGAGCCAAGCTTATGGGATATCAGGCTCTTGTACAGTAAGAGCCTGGGTCAAAAAGTATGGTAGAACAGACTTATTACCAAAGGTGATTAAAGTGGAAACAGAAAATGATATTGATGAGATTAAAGCTCTTAAAAAGCATATTGCTGAGTTAGAGAAAACAGTAACCGAACTAGCGATAAGTGATGTTATGAATAAAGCTTACTTTGATATAGCTTGTGATGAGTTCGGCGTATCTGATAAAGAAGCCTTCAAAAAAAAAGTCGGTGTGAAGCGGTCAAAAGAGTCAGATCAATGA
- a CDS encoding rhodanese-like domain-containing protein — MMTEISAKNLKENQAEYQIIDVRTEFEFGGERMAGSINLPLDQLSIEKIQSLRDDKKLLLLCQSGARSKKAAEKLEELNEEVTCLEGGLNNWKAAGLDLLVIKKVMSLERQVRICAGALILTGVILMKLGFNGAEYLSAFVGAGLIFAGLTDTCGMGILLSKMPWNKSS; from the coding sequence ATGATGACTGAAATTTCTGCAAAAAATTTAAAGGAAAATCAAGCCGAGTATCAAATAATTGATGTAAGGACTGAATTTGAGTTTGGTGGTGAACGCATGGCCGGTTCGATTAATTTACCCCTAGATCAATTGTCCATTGAAAAGATTCAAAGTTTGAGAGACGATAAAAAACTTCTTTTGCTTTGTCAAAGTGGTGCACGTTCAAAAAAAGCTGCGGAAAAACTTGAGGAGCTCAATGAAGAAGTCACTTGCCTCGAGGGAGGACTCAATAATTGGAAGGCGGCGGGCTTAGATTTGTTGGTGATTAAGAAAGTGATGTCTCTAGAAAGACAAGTGCGGATTTGTGCAGGCGCTTTAATTTTGACGGGAGTTATTTTAATGAAATTGGGCTTTAATGGAGCGGAATATTTATCAGCTTTTGTAGGAGCGGGTTTAATCTTTGCAGGACTTACCGATACCTGCGGTATGGGTATCTTACTCTCAAAAATGCCGTGGAATAAGAGTTCATAG